Sequence from the Clostridium butyricum genome:
ACATGTTTAATAAACCAAGTGGATGTATTACTGCTAGAAAAGATGCTGATGACAAGACTGTATTTGATTATTTTAAAGAGATTAATATGGATGGAGTATTTCATGTTGGAAGATTAGATAAAGATACAGAAGGATTATTACTTTTTACAAATGATGGTGATTTTAATAATAAACTTATGTCTCCTAAATTTCATGTAGATAAGAAATATTTCTTTATAGCATTAGGCAGTATAGATGAAAAAAACAAAAAAAATCTAGAAAGTGGAGTAAGCATAGGTGAAAATGAACCTATAACAAAGCCCGCTAAAATAGAAAATTTAAAAAATGGAACTTATGAAGAATTAAAAGATAAATTGAATTTAAAAAAATATTATCATGTTAATTCTGAATATTATATACAGCCAGTTGTTTGTGGACACATTACAATTTCAGAAGGACGCAGG
This genomic interval carries:
- a CDS encoding pseudouridine synthase, whose product is MRLDKFLAQSQIGTRKIVREYVKDGLVKINGITIFEPAVEINEIEDIIEYNGQITEYKEKVYYMFNKPSGCITARKDADDKTVFDYFKEINMDGVFHVGRLDKDTEGLLLFTNDGDFNNKLMSPKFHVDKKYFFIALGSIDEKNKKNLESGVSIGENEPITKPAKIENLKNGTYEELKDKLNLKKYYHVNSEYYIQPVVCGHITISEGRRHQVKRMLKSIGCHVIYLKRMSIGNLALDEFLKKGDYRSLTKDEIKILY